Proteins from one Emys orbicularis isolate rEmyOrb1 chromosome 2, rEmyOrb1.hap1, whole genome shotgun sequence genomic window:
- the RBM12B gene encoding RNA-binding protein 12B yields MAVVIRLQGLPVVAGPADIRRFFSGLNIPDGGVHIIGGETGEAFIIFATDEDARRAMSCSGELIKDSPIELFLSSKTEMQNTIEMSRKRFDRGGREPISGSRRTGGSNSGASGVGNLSNLVAAITKGINKSGYVPSNHLESGFHTNGTRHGDPSIPKSNYNQSRKESVSSDDVYLFLHGIPYTATEDEVRAFFSGLRVEGVIFIKRRNGLNNGDGLVKFATPHGALEGLKRHRQYMGPRFIEISPATEEQWIEYGGRVDMKNEIARYLSKERSPTRGSNYTHSRKHSHSRSPPRRQRTRSRSPRGQEFYLHLRNLPTYLEKKDLRTFFGKLDVSNNQIKLLLDKHQRKTRNAFLMLKNQRDFDIALEHHRMSLFNRPVYIFPISRKSMLKLIESYEKKSSQERDRPGQAVSEKSYREGHSGPKMCIYIRNFPFDVTKVEVQKFFAGFAIDEDDVYLLYDDKGVGLGEALVKFKSEEQAMKAESLNRRRFLGTEVLLRLISEEQMQEFGLNVLPSATSGKMQVHSQAYDRGEHSRPAASPPGQPQGLPMHSFGPPGSFRHPSDVRRPPEDFRGPPPFMDFGGDGEPFGRMEYGNNNMGGFSEGRFMSDPNFSGGSDRVTPIRLKNLPFRATPNEILDFFYGYGVIPESVSIQCNEHGLPSGDAIVAMTNYEEAMAAINELNDRPIGPRKVKLSLL; encoded by the coding sequence ATGGCTGTAGTCATCCGTTTACAGGGGCTTCCTGTTGTTGCGGGTCCTGCAGATATTCGCCGTTTCTTCTCGGGATTGAATATTCCTGATGGAGGAGTGCATATTATTGGAGGAGAAACTGGGGAGGCTTTTATTATATTTGCAACAGATGAAGATGCACGACGTGCCATGAGCTGTTCAGGAGAGCTTATCAAAGACTCCCCCATAGAGCTCTTTCTCAGCAGCAAGACTGAAATGCAAAATACAATAGAAATGAGCCGGAAAAGATTTGATCGTGGGGGAAGAGAACCAATATCTGGGTCTAGACGAACAGGTGGTAGTAATTCTGGTGCATCAGGCGTTGGGAACCTTTCAAACTTAGTTGCAGCTATTACAAAAGGAATAAATAAATCTGGTTATGTTCCATCAAATCACCTAGAGTCTGGCTTTCATACCAATGGCACAAGACATGGTGATCCAAGTATACCTAAATCAAACTATAATCAGTCAAGAAAGGAGTCAGTGAGTTCAGATGATGTTTATTTATTTCTACATGGCATACCATACACTGCAACAGAAGATGAAGTACGTGCTTTCTTTTCTGGATTACGAGTAGAGGGAGTGATCTTTATAAAACGTCGCAATGGCCTAAATAATGGTGATGGTTTGGTAAAATTTGCTACACCTCATGGTGCCTTAGAAGGACTTAAACGTCATAGACAATACATGGGTCCAAGATTTATAGAAATAAGTCCAGCTACTGAAGAACAGTGGATTGAATATGGTGGCAGGGTAGACATGAAGAATGAGATTGCTCGTTACTTAAGCAAAGAGCGTTCTCCAACAAGAGGTTCAAACTATACTCATTCAAGAAAACATTCTCATTCAAGATCTCCTCCAAGGAGACAAAGAACGCGCTCTCGTTCACCTCGTGGCCAGGAATTTTACTTACACTTAAGAAATCTACCTACCTATCTTGAGAAGAAAGATCTGAGAACTTTCTTTGGAAAGCTGGATGTGTCTAACAACCAAATCAAGCTTTTACTGGACAAGCATCAAAGGAAGACAAGAAATGCATTTTTGATGTTGAAGAATCAGAGAGATTTTGATATTGCTCTGGAACATCACAGGATGTCTCTCTTCAATCGTCCTGTTTACATTTTTCCTATTTCTAGAAAATCTATGTTGAAACTAATTGAGTCATATGAGAAGAAGAGCTCACAAGAAAGAGATCGGCCTGGACAGGCTGTATCGGAAAAAAGTTATCGGGAGGGGCATTCTGGCCCAAAGATGTGCATATATATAAGAAACTTTCCATTTGATGTGACAAAAGTTGAAGTACAAAAGTTCTTTGCAGGATTTGCTATTGATGAAGATGATGTCTACTTGCTTTATGATGACAAAGGAGTTGGGCTGGGAGAAGCATTGGTAAAATTTAAATCTGAAGAGCAGGCAATGAAAGCAGAAAGTTTAAATCGTCGAAGGTTCTTGGGAACAGAGGTACTATTAAGACTTATATCTGAAGAACAGATGCAGGAGTTTGGTTTAAATGTTCTACCATCAGCAACAAGTGGAAAAATGCAGGTTCATTCACAGGCATATGACAGAGGTGAGCATTCCCGTCCAGCTGCTTCACCACCTGGACAACCACAAGGATTACCTATGCACTCATTTGGTCCTCCTGGGAGCTTTAGGCATCCTTCTGATgttagacgacctcctgaggatTTTCGAGGTCCTCCACCTTTTATGGATTTTGGTGGTGATGGCGAACCTTTTGGTAGGATGGAGTATGGAAACAATAACATGGGAGGCTTTTCTGAGGGAAGATTTATGTCCGATCCAAATTTCAGTGGTGGTTCTGATCGTGTAACTCCTATTAGATTAAAGAACTTGCCATTTAGAGCCACCCCTAatgaaattttggattttttctatgGCTATGGTGTCATTCCAGAGTCTGTTTCTATACAGTGTAATGAACACGGACTACCTTCAGGTGATGCCATTGTTGCTATGACAAATTATGAGGAAGCAATGGCTGCTATTAATGAGCTAAATGATAGACCAATTGGCCCACGCAAAGTTAAGCTAAGCTTGCTTTAA